A segment of the Lycium ferocissimum isolate CSIRO_LF1 chromosome 5, AGI_CSIRO_Lferr_CH_V1, whole genome shotgun sequence genome:
TAAATAATCTGTCattaatttttgttgttttatttattttgtgtcTTAATATTTTACTGTCTTATTTGTCTTGCAATCCTAACTATATTCTTTTAGTAGTGTCCATCGACGTAAGGGTAGAGGTAAGATGCAATctgtacatcctaccctccatAAAGAaagtggatatgttgttgtaatatgtCATTATTTTATTCCCGCATTTGAATATAACTTATGCACTTTTTTTGTGAAAGGCAAACTAAATTAATCTTTTAATTTGGCTTGCTAGCATCGATTTTCTGCAAAGTTAattgttaaaaagaaaaaaagaaaaaattcaagtgGAGATTAATGGTTAGGCTTGGATTCAAACACTGTCTTTTGAACATGATTATTTGACCACCTAATTGTCTGAATCGTTAGACCACATAACaagctaaaaagaaaataagatcaAGCAAATTGGACCAAATGAATTTCAAAAACTTAAATTGCGTGAGACAGGAACGAATTGAGACATTGACATTGCTAGAATAGTGGTTGGTGTCTCTAGTGCAAGCACTCTTTAGGCATTTGAGTGAATCTTGCAGTGTCCTTACAGTAATCATACACCAAGTACTTTGATTGTACCATTTTAAATTGGCGCTTTTTGCTCTTTTCCAGCCCCTTCATGGCTGGCTTATCCCACAAAAATTGTGCCAACTTACCACATTTTGCACCTGCAGCAGCTATGTCCTCTCCAGACAAATCACAAGCATCGATCTCGAACGATCGAAATGCTGTAACAAATGGAGAGTGGCTCCAGTTTGTCTTCACTCTTCCACCTTGTGTAGCCCAATCATCTGCATTCCACAACGACCCATAGATTCCCATGCCTTGATTTTTCGGGTATGGCACGccttttttctccttgttttgaAACACTCTAATTGGAATCTCATCAACTGAAAAGCTGCAAAAAGTCGCGTGTCAGGTAAACTTCTTCATTGTTAGTAgtagatttaacttatatatactgACGGTATAAAATTCTAAAATAATGAACTCTAGCAGTTGCACCTCTACAAACAACATTAATAGAGTTGTAACCCCTCTATATATTATCTAATGAAAAGTGCAAACATATTTAGGGATGGTTGAATTAGTAATAACTACTTACATGATAGTATGATGATTCCAGAAGAAAGAGTAAGTGTGGAAGTCTGTAGTTGGATCGAACCAAAGATTATGCCTCTGCTCTCGATCTCCCGTACCATTCACGTAAATATTTGTTTGTACTAGGTATGGTTCTCCTGAAACATTCCCAAGAAATTCAAAGTCCAGTTCGTCGTGATTAGCTCCTTCTGATGACATCTGATGCCACATATTTCCAATCAATGTTAGTTATATTTTGAAGAAACAATATATATGTGTCATGATGGTGAATATTTGGTTTGATCACGTACATAAAAGGCAATGACTGTTCCAGCTGAATCTCCCTCAACTAGTTTGATCTGCGCGCTAGCTTTCCCAAACAAATATTTGATCTTCGACTTAAAACCGCAGCCTTTGTGAATATGAACACACATTATAATCAAATGGTTATATAATCATATTGCCTTGAATAGACAATATAATAAAATGC
Coding sequences within it:
- the LOC132058279 gene encoding xyloglucan endotransglucosylase protein 6-like, translating into MSSSLIVFLILSMLLNTGASVNFTDVFQSSWAADHIAVVGDQVSLSLDNTSGCGFKSKIKYLFGKASAQIKLVEGDSAGTVIAFYMSSEGANHDELDFEFLGNVSGEPYLVQTNIYVNGTGDREQRHNLWFDPTTDFHTYSFFWNHHTIIFSVDEIPIRVFQNKEKKGVPYPKNQGMGIYGSLWNADDWATQGGRVKTNWSHSPFVTAFRSFEIDACDLSGEDIAAAGAKCGKLAQFLWDKPAMKGLEKSKKRQFKMVQSKYLVYDYCKDTARFTQMPKECLH